CTCCTTTTTTTCTATGAACGTGCAGCTCTTGGGGTAAGGAAGGAGCTGTTGGGTGAGGAAGGAGCTGTTGGGTGAGGAAGGAGCTGTTGGGTGAGGAAGGAGCTGTGGGGATGAAGAAGGAGCTGTGGGGTGAGGAAGGAGCTGTTGGGTGAAGAAGGAGCTGTGGGGATGAAGAAGGAGCTGTGGGGTGAGGAAGGAGCTGTGGGGATGAAGAAGGAGCTGTGGGGTGAGGAAGGAGCTGTGGGGTGAAGGAGCTCTTAGGGTGAGGATGGAGCTGTTGGGGTGAGGTAATTTCTGTTGGGTGAGGAAGGTGCTGTTGGGGTGAGGTAATTTCTGTTGGGTGAGGAAGGAGCTGTGGGGTGAAGAAGGAGCTCTTAGGGTGAGGAAGGTGCTGTTGGGGTGAGGTAATTTCTGTTGGGTGAGGAAGGAGCTGTTGGCTGTCGCTGTGCTTGGTGAGGATCTTGGACTGAGAGAACAGGCAGAGAACAGGCAGAGAACAGGCAGCACCACCTCTCCTCCATGGTAGCAAACCCTGATCCCTTGCaagcttccctgggcaccccaaagGTTGCCCAGGTAGGGCTGGCATCACGTTTCTGCCTCGTGGCCAGCGagttgtgctgctggagcacactGGGCACCGTTGCCTTTGCAGCTCCCACTCTCCCAGGCACGGATCCCTCGGGATCAGCTTCCCTCTGGAtcctgcagaggcaggaaatTGATTTTAAGACCTTGCAGAGGAAGGTGGGATGGCCCAGGGCAGAAATACGGGAACCTGGAACAGCTGGCGCATCTCAAGGAGGAAAAATTAATCCAAGGtgaacaaacaggtttttttaacCAAACCCCCCTTTTCACCCTCAAGGTTTCCAGTAAAACCATTCCCTTGCCTCatgcaaatatatttgaaatttatttccttgcttTAGCACACGAGGAAGTGTTTCCCTGCCAAGTCACAGGTTCCAAAGCATTTTGGCAtctccagaaaacaaacaaccttCGGATTGCTTTTATTTGGGGAGTGCAGATTGCAGCATGAGCCACGAGGGTGGATTTAaccagcactgggctgtgcttggGCTGGATTGGAGCTGGGTCTGAAGCTGGGGATATCCCTGCAGGAGAGgtgaaggaaaaacagcacTTTGGGAATGTGGGTGTCTGAGAAACTGAAGTGAGACGTGGTTTGGAAAATTACTCCATGGATCAgaattgaaaagaaaaccaaatagaaaatcctatttttttttttttttgagaactcaatcctttccaacccacaccattttgtgattctctgATATGAGCACCCCTGAAACCACAAAGGTCCTTCCCTCCTCACCCCTCCCCAGATTTGCTTTTCCCTCAGGGAAACAACCCACAAATAGCTGGGTTCAGGAGTGGTTTTTAATTCTCTCTTCTGCAAAACAAGGAGCAATTTGGGCACTGTGGGGGTTCAGCTCTCAGCAAAGGGGATTTGGGTTCTGAGGAGAGCAATGGGAGGTGTTGGGGACTTGGCTTTCCACAGAGaaaattcccagctctggcacccAGGGGCTTTCACAGAAGGTTCTGGCTCAAGTCTTCATCAGGCAcctggaaaaggaatttttctctGTGGGGTAACagtaaaataatgaaacagaaaagaagctGTGATCTGGCATTGCCTCTCTGTGGTATTTCTACAAGTCATTTCATAGGTGTTTCTGGGTTTATGGCAAACTTGGTACTTTAAATGATACTTTAAGGAGTTCTGAGAACAGAAAGGTGGAGAGGGAACTTCTGGAGTCAACCTCCTGCTCAGTTAAGAGAATTATCCCAAGCTTTACCCCAGCCCAGACATCTGGGAAGAAAAGGCACAAATAATTTCTGGGTTTCATTCTCCCCTTTAGGAGTTTTTCACAGATAGTTCATTTTCAAGTTTTTAGGGGacttgtaatttttctttctgttctttataTTTAGGACCAGAAGACCCCTGCTGGCTCTGAGTGCATTGGAGAACATGAAATCACCAAATTTCTGAGCCACTATTTCActaattattttcagcaggGTCCTTCTCACTAATACAAGTTCCTACAgatcagaaaatatttgctcagATGATTTTTACAAGAGCTTTCCTCTAGAATCATCAACAATCTGAGACTTACATAGAAGCTGATCATCCTGATATTTCCAAGGATAGCAGAGATTGTCCTGCACAATAGAACAAAGAAGAGTGACATGGTTGCAACACAGTGAACAATAATTCTGTGTAATGCTGAGAAAGGTGATAAGTAATCAGAATTTACTGAAAGAGGTGGGAAGAGTGATAACAGCTTTACCACTTGCAATCAAAAATTATAATTGGGCCtacaataaatatataaactttATATAGGATTTAATCCAAGTCTTATGAAATGCATGGCTTAACGTTTCTTGGTAAATAGTCAAGGCAAGGTTTTGGCAGGAGGATGTGATTCTTGGGCTGTGGATTGTAATTCCTGGACTGCAAACCTGGTGCCTCTCCTGTGGAGGTGTTTTCCTTACTGAGCCACAAATTCCCTGCTCAAAATCGGAGTTTATTCTCTGTTATCAAGCCAGACCTGCAGTGCCAGTCTCAGCAAACACCCACCTACATTTGCCAGAGCCCATCCTGAACTCCTGCTCTTCTCCTGGCTtctcctccatccttccctccctgccagggctcagcccagcctgagctggatCCAGGCTCCCCATGgtgcttctttcttctcctataaaacaaaacccaggGATGCACTGCAGGGAGCACCCCACCAGCACCTCTTCAAGGTGTCAAATGAGGCCATTATTTCACAGTTTCCTTTTGTGAATAATGTGTTTAACCTCACTGCTGTCATTGCAGAAGGTTTGCAGTCCCTAAATTTATTTGAATGGATAGAACACGGTCTGGATTAAGACAGATGCAGGTAGCTTTGCAAATCAGGTGTTAGAAGGGATTTTTTGGGCCTGTCTTTGTCAACTTTGCACAGAATGAGCAGGATTTGGCCCCTCACACCACACAAGTCCCTCCCTCCAGGATTTTCTATCCCTCACCAATCCACAAATCCTCTGTGCACAAAACCCCAGCCTTGCTTTCAGCAGGGCTCCAGCATTTCCATTCCTTTCAtttgctttgcatttaaaaacaaaaccaaacaacttcCCAAGGACTCTGCCTGCAGGCCCAGCTGCAGAACAGACACGTGTCTGGGAGATGGAAACGCTCCAGGGGCCAGACTCCAGCCTTGGGCATCACCAGCAAAGCCTTgcaaaacaacccaaaatctGCTGCCTGGCCAGTTTACCTGTCTGCTTTTGAAGCTTGATTTTGGCCAGGGtgaggatggtgatggtgacacaaatcagcagaagcagagctggtaacacagcagggagcagccctggctcaccTGAGGAGCTGCAAGGTGAACCACCAGGGTTAGACTGGGTTTGGAGCCACCCTCACTGTTTTCACACTAAAGAGTTCCAAGGAGTTGTAAACTCTGACTGAATCAAAGGAAAGTCAACAGAGTCAAGGAGAGCTGCAATCATTTGATCTGGAGTTTGGCTCATGAGGAAGTGATTTCTACAGCTGCTGAGTGGGGTTTGTGCTGCCAGCTGAATTAGCCCCTCCAAAGGGAAAATGAGCTCAATAAATACAACTGTCTGCAGAATACAAACCCACAAGCAGTACAGACACATCCTTTGGGTGAGCTGTTACAGCACTCACATTTCTGGGAGGTGCCTCCCCTCTTTGTGTCAGGATGGCAGGGAGCtgaggctgggggctggcaTGGGCAGCATGGGGTGGTGTGAGGTGCCCatgtcagtgctgagctgcatTTGAGGACTttgcccagctgggctctggctgaccctgccattcctgcagcaggtccctcagcagggctggctggtggCCAcggctggggaggagctggagctgctcactgGGAGCACAGGAGGCAAATCCACTGGGAAGCCACTTGTACTGGGCTGAGACACAGGAACTGGTGTGGGGAACGACCAGGCAATAATTCCTgcccaaaacactgccagccTCTGGATGAACCTTGCCCAAAGCTCCCCCCGGGCCAGCAGCGAGCTGCCAGCGCTGCCCGAGGGCTGcggggctggggaagggctgcCCTGAGCCGGGAGCAGCCACACGTGCCCCAGGGCTATTGCTCAAACCTCTGCAACATTTCCCAAGGTCCTGTGTCCGTCCTGAGCCCAGGGAAACACgcagcagctcaggcacagctgtTGACTCTGGCATCTGCTGCACAGGAGCAGGGTCACAGACAAGTTCAAAGTGACCCTGTGGTCCCTTCCCTGGTCTCCTGGAGGGgtttccagctgtgcacagcttccacagggccctggggaatggggcagccaggctggaaaacagcaggaatgTGGCTGTGGACTCACCTCTCCTGGAAGGTTTCAcctggggaggctgcagaggtgccaggggtggcagtgggcagtggggagctgctgtcctgggtgGCAGTGCCCATCGAGGAGCCCTTGGGGACACTGCCCATGCTGGAGCCCTTGGGGACACTGCCCATGGTGGTGTCCTGGGTGACACTGCCCATCGAGGTGCCCGTGGGGACAGTGCCCATGGTGGTGTCCTGGGTGACACTGCCCATTGTGTAGCTCTTGGGGACAGTGCCCATCGAGGTGCCCTTGGGGacagtgcccatccctgccacgctcctgtgccaggctgtgctgtgggcagcaggattTAGTGCCGTGGGTCTCACAGGGGGGCTCGTTCCTGGGTCTCGTGAGGAGAAGGTTTCTGCAgagaacattattttaaatatttaataccCAAAGTGTTTGTTAGATTTAGCAAAGATTTACAGATTTCACCTCGAATCTCGTGTGAAAAAACACCAGACTTGGGCAttcctgtgccacagggagCATTAATGAAAACCTGGCAAACATCCCTGCTCCAACCCCACTCTCCCTGCCTTTGCCAGAGGAGCAGGTCCATGGATCTATTTACACTCTGCAGTTTCTCAAACTGCAAGGTAACCTCCAGCTTATCTCCAGAGCCAAacatctccctgtgctgcacttgccaggctgggatgtCACATCCTGGGGGTTTGCATCATGAGCAATCAATAAAACCACCCAGACCTATTAAACTGCTTTGGCAAGCTCAGCTCTCTCACCCCCACACCCTTCACACCACCTCAGCTGCTGGCTAATGATGAGAGGgaagtgcagagctgctgtttctcactgtgggagggtttggggaccCCCCAGGCCATGCCCCCGCTTACCCTTGTGGATCAGCAGCATCAGGGGGGCCGTGAGCTCAGAGTccccactcctggccccacacCAGTACCAGccttcatcctcctccctcagctgcctcagcagcacCGTGGAGCTGCCGGGGCCGCTGCTGGACATCTGGATCCTGCCCTGGTAGGACTCCAGCACGAAGCCCTGCAGGTCCAGCAGCAGggggcagctccctgcctcCCACCTGCACAGGTACTGCTGCTCGTAGGTGCCCCGGGGGTCGTGGTGGCACTGGAAGGTCACCGAGCCCCCCACCGTGCCACTGAGGAATTTGGGTCTCCTGGGCaggatggaggctgcaggggagggCACACAGTTAATGAGGGCACACAATTAATTAGCATTTCGTGCCCCTcacccagcactgagccccCCATGCCCTGTCCTACCTGTGGCCACCTGCAGAACCACCTCCTGTGGGCTCTCCTGCCCCCTCGGTCCTTGTGTCCCACACACGTACAGCCCCGAATCCTCCTTCTTCAAGTCGTTCATCAGGACTCTGAAAGCTCCAGAGCTGTCCTGGGGGCTGATCACGACCCGTCCCTGGTACCTCCTGCCCACAAAGCCACCGGAGCTGGCCACGAGAgtgcagctgcttctgcccaCTTTGCACCAGAACCTCTCCTGGCcgccctgggtgtccccagaggGGCACAGGACTGTGACAGAGCCGTGCAGCTCCCCTGGGATCAGCTGGGCTGGCCTGGACACCGGGGCatctgtggggacagggcaggacggggctgtcagcacacacagccccaaacctgccccgTCCTTCTGGCTGCACGAGTTACCTCAGGCCGTGCTCCTAGGATAATAAACATTCATCCTTTTAGCTTATAATAACTCAAAACTATCCACACACCCTGAAATTCCACCAGTTATTCCCTTTACTTCTCCAAAACACGTTCACTCAGACATTTCCCCTGTGCCCTTCCCCAGAATCTCCAAATCTGTGTTTCCAACAGGCAGGAGAGATTTTCTCACATTTCTCCACAGCTGATGTGGCCAAACCTGGGTGATTTATGTGGGAGTCCAGGGAGTTCCCTTGGCTTCCCTGGATGCCTCTAGACCCCCCTGGCAGGGGTCTCAGAGACCCTGCATGGTGCCTAGGACTCCTGTGGACTGGATTTAAgtccctgaaaaaaaattaccaataTTGCAGGAAGGattacaagtcacaaaaaacAAGTATAGCATAAATTAGATTGTTAGAAgatagaaaagtgaatttttagaaatgtttatattaggGGGTTTGAAGCTAatatggaggattttgggtggggtgtgtcttttccttcttcttcttcatgccATCCATGTTAAGTGCCAGCCTGGCATTACTGGGTTGGTCTGAGACAGCGTTGGACAGTGTAATAAAATTGTCATGTATTGGaaagtaattgtaaatattAGGTATGTAATTTATAGTgtaaaagataagtcctgcccCAAGGACAGGCAGTGGATCTCAAGCTTAACAGAGTGCTGTCAGCTAGAGAAAGAATTTCttagataagaaacaataaacaaccttGAAAACCTCAGAGAACATCCTCCTGAATCTTCATCCAAAGATTTAACCcacctgtgtcctgctgtgagGATCTCAGACTCAGGAGACCCCCCCAGACAGCAACACTTTCatacccccaaaatcccaaacaccAGGCACCCCAACCTCTCCCAGGAGCCACGAGAAAAACCAAATCCCACCTGGCAAAACCGTCAGGTTGAGGCTGACGTGGAGCCCCTGGTTGGTGCTGCCGATTCCACACCTGTAGGTGCCCGAGTcgctgctgctcagccctgtcaAGGTCACCCTGAAGGAGCCGTTCTGGGGGGTGTCCCCCAGGGCCACCCTGCCCCTGTACTGGCTGGAGGTGAAGCTGCTGGACACGATGGTGTAGCAGGCGCCGCTGGCTGCCACCCTGCACCAGTATTTGCGCTGGTGCCGGTTGGCCGGGCTGCTGGAGTAGAAGCACTGGTGGGTGATGGAGCCTCCCAGCGCCCCTGCCAAAAACCTGGAGCCGTGCAGGCTGCTGGAAAcgggctctggggacaggagcaccAGGGTTTGGTTAGTCACAGCCAGCctgagagcccagcagggcGCCTGcgaggcagggctggggctccgAGGGGCaccaggggacacagggctgagAAAATCCATCTGGGGTGTGGGGTTTGTCCTCCCTGAGCACCCTTGGGTGTCACAGAAAATCCATCTGGGATGTGGGGTTTGcctccctgagcacccctgggtgtcacagAAAATTTGGGATGTGGGGTTTGTCCTCCCTGGGTGTCACAGAAATTCAGTTTGGGATGTGGGGTTTGTcctccctgagcacccctgggtgtcacagAAAATCCATCTGGGATGTGGGGTTTGTcctccctgagcacccctgggtgtcacagAAATTCCATTTGGGATGTGGGGTTTGTCCTTCCTGAGCACCCCTGGTGTCACAGAAAATTTGGGATGTGGGGTTTGTcctccctgagcacccctgggtgtcacagAAAATCCATCTGGGATGTGGGGTTTGcctccctgagcacccctgggtgtcacagAAAATCCGTCTGGGATGTGGGGTTTGcctccctgagcacccctgggtgtcacagAAAATCCGTCTGGGATGTGGGGTTTGTcctccctgagcacccctgggtgtcacagAAAATCCGTCTGGGATGTGGGGTTTGTCCTCCCTGGGTGTCACAGAAATTCAGTTTGGGATGTGGtttttcccctccctgagcacccctgggtgtcacagAAAATCCATCTGGGATGTGGTGTTTGTcctccctgagcacccctgggtgtcacagAAAATCCATCTGGGATGTGGGGTTTGTcctccctgagcacccctgggtgtcacagAAAATTTGGGATGTGGGGTTTGTCCTCCCTGAATGCCCCTGGTGTCACAAAAATTCAGTTTGGGATGTGGtttttcccctccctgagcacccctgggtgtcacagAAAATTTGGGATGTGGTTTT
The sequence above is a segment of the Oenanthe melanoleuca isolate GR-GAL-2019-014 chromosome 26, OMel1.0, whole genome shotgun sequence genome. Coding sequences within it:
- the LOC130263641 gene encoding polymeric immunoglobulin receptor-like isoform X1, whose amino-acid sequence is MVLLLLLAALLQEPVSSSLHGSRFLAGALGGSITHQCFYSSSPANRHQRKYWCRVAASGACYTIVSSSFTSSQYRGRVALGDTPQNGSFRVTLTGLSSSDSGTYRCGIGSTNQGLHVSLNLTVLPDAPVSRPAQLIPGELHGSVTVLCPSGDTQGGQERFWCKVGRSSCTLVASSGGFVGRRYQGRVVISPQDSSGAFRVLMNDLKKEDSGLYVCGTQGPRGQESPQEVVLQVATASILPRRPKFLSGTVGGSVTFQCHHDPRGTYEQQYLCRWEAGSCPLLLDLQGFVLESYQGRIQMSSSGPGSSTVLLRQLREEDEGWYWCGARSGDSELTAPLMLLIHKETFSSRDPGTSPPVRPTALNPAAHSTAWHRSVAGMGTVPKGTSMGTVPKSYTMGSVTQDTTMGTVPTGTSMGSVTQDTTMGSVPKGSSMGSVPKGSSMGTATQDSSSPLPTATPGTSAASPGETFQESSSGEPGLLPAVLPALLLLICVTITILTLAKIKLQKQTGEERSTMGSLDPAQAGLSPGREGRMEEKPGEEQEFRMGSGKCRTISAILGNIRMISFYVPDEDLSQNLL
- the LOC130263641 gene encoding polymeric immunoglobulin receptor-like isoform X2 gives rise to the protein MVLLLLLAALLQEPVSSSLHGSRFLAGALGGSITHQCFYSSSPANRHQRKYWCRVAASGACYTIVSSSFTSSQYRGRVALGDTPQNGSFRVTLTGLSSSDSGTYRCGIGSTNQGLHVSLNLTVLPDAPVSRPAQLIPGELHGSVTVLCPSGDTQGGQERFWCKVGRSSCTLVASSGGFVGRRYQGRVVISPQDSSGAFRVLMNDLKKEDSGLYVCGTQGPRGQESPQEVVLQVATASILPRRPKFLSGTVGGSVTFQCHHDPRGTYEQQYLCRWEAGSCPLLLDLQGFVLESYQGRIQMSSSGPGSSTVLLRQLREEDEGWYWCGARSGDSELTAPLMLLIHKETFSSRDPGTSPPVRPTALNPAAHSTAWHRSVAGMGTVPKGTSMGTVPKSYTMGSVTQDTTMGTVPTGTSMGSVTQDTTMGSVPKGSSMGSVPKGSSMGTATQDSSSPLPTATPGTSAASPGETFQESSSGEPGLLPAVLPALLLLICVTITILTLAKIKLQKQTGEERSTMGSLDPAQAGLSPGREGRMEEKPGEEQEFRMGSGKCRTISAILGNIRMISFYRKIPFPGA
- the LOC130263641 gene encoding polymeric immunoglobulin receptor-like isoform X3, which gives rise to MVLLLLLAALLQEPVSSSLHGSRFLAGALGGSITHQCFYSSSPANRHQRKYWCRVAASGACYTIVSSSFTSSQYRGRVALGDTPQNGSFRVTLTGLSSSDSGTYRCGIGSTNQGLHVSLNLTVLPDAPVSRPAQLIPGELHGSVTVLCPSGDTQGGQERFWCKVGRSSCTLVASSGGFVGRRYQGRVVISPQDSSGAFRVLMNDLKKEDSGLYVCGTQGPRGQESPQEVVLQVATASILPRRPKFLSGTVGGSVTFQCHHDPRGTYEQQYLCRWEAGSCPLLLDLQGFVLESYQGRIQMSSSGPGSSTVLLRQLREEDEGWYWCGARSGDSELTAPLMLLIHKETFSSRDPGTSPPVRPTALNPAAHSTAWHRSVAGMGTVPKGTSMGTVPKSYTMGSVTQDTTMGTVPTGTSMGSVTQDTTMGSVPKGSSMGSVPKGSSMGTATQDSSSPLPTATPGTSAASPGETFQESSSGEPGLLPAVLPALLLLICVTITILTLAKIKLQKQTGEERSTMGSLDPAQAGLSPGREGRMEEKPGEEQEFRMGSGK